A region of Argentina anserina chromosome 5, drPotAnse1.1, whole genome shotgun sequence DNA encodes the following proteins:
- the LOC126793638 gene encoding scarecrow-like protein 30 isoform X2 — MESFLFDRASISSNSYSDDGNHELINPLFIQTNLDLPSDRCTSLNPTSGEYAGDSYDYNTPVLSSGGGIYGKTYPVADVQYSHVECQPDTSLVSDSLSKLQSLENSERVEEDNNGHDKFKILQAERFQPMPQGPQTHIGSTSVYEQQSDGHNSENGSEAKKDRQRRDNHCLEEWRSNKQSAVAYSADDSELQEMFDKAMFFQTVNYQSVERSRHSKGSKLVYPKIQSKEEKVVDLCTMLIQCAQAVASYDQQNAREILNQIRHHSSPYGDATQRLAHYFADALQVRLTGTRVPSFSYTIGPLMSTGEILKYIQTFFNAMPFRTHTEFFANMTIMKLAEKATSVHIIDFGIAFGFQWPSLIQWLSERHGGPPKLRITAIEPPQPGFRPTERVEESGRRLAKYSARFGVPFEFDVIAKKWETIEFDDLKIDRNKVIVVNCLHRLRHVPELTIMGNSPRDDVLKLIRKINPEIFIHGVVNGAHNSSFFLTRFKQAISYFSAYFDITETTLPCEDQQRLFYERAAIAREIMNVVACEGFEIVERPETYRKWQSRNVRAGFKQLPLDHVLLEKVRTVSKSIGYHDGFSIDEDDNWMVQGWRGKVLLALSFWKAEV, encoded by the exons ATGGAATCTTTCCTATTTGATAGGGCCTCAATTTCAAGCAATTCTTATTCAGATGATGGTAATCATGAACTCATCAACCCCCTTTTCATTCAAACCAATCTAGACCTCCCGAGTGATCGTTGTACATCTTTGAACCCGACCTCAGGCGAGTATGCCGGTGACAGTTATGACTACAACACTCCTGTTCTCAG CTCTGGTGGCGGTATTTATGGCAAGACATATCCGGTTGCTGATGTCCAGTATTCTCATGTTGAGTGTCAGCCGGATACCTCTTTAGTTTCCGATTCACTTTCAAAGCTACAAAGTCTTGAGAATTCTGAAAGAGTAGAGGAAGACAACAACGGGCATGACAAGTTTAAAATACTTCAGGCAGAGAGGTTCCAACCAATGCCTCAAGGTCCTCAAACACATATAGGATCAACTTCGGTTTATGAGCAACAAAGTGACGGGCACAACTCAGAAAATGGATCAGAGGCAAAGAAAGATCGTCAAAGGCGGGATAATCATTGTCTAGAAGAGTGGAGGAGCAACAAGCAGTCGGCTGTTGCATATTCGGCTGACGACTCTGAGCTGCAAGAAATGTTTGATAAGGCtatgttctttcaaactgtgaaTTATCAATCCGTTGAGAGAAGCAGACATTCAAAAGGATCTAAGCTGGTGTATCCAAAGATACAGAGTAAAGAGGAGAAAGTAGTAGATTTGTGCACAATGTTAATTCAATGTGCGCAAGCTGTTGCTAGTTATGACCAGCAAAATGCTAGGGAAATACTTAACCAGATCAGGCACCACTCGTCTCCCTATGGTGACGCAACCCAGAGACTAGCTCATTACTTTGCCGATGCTCTCCAGGTACGCTTGACTGGTACTAGAGTCCCCTCGTTTTCATATACTATAGGTCCGCTGATGTCAACCGGtgaaatattgaaatatattcaaacgtTTTTCAATGCAATGCCTTTCAGGACCCATACAGAATTTTTTGCCAATATGACAATTATGAAACTAGCAGAAAAAGCAACAAGTGTTCACATTATTGATTTTGGTATTGCTTTTGGTTTCCAATGGCCCTCCCTCATCCAGTGGCTATCAGAGAGACATGGTGGACCTCCTAAGCTTCGTATTACTGCGATTGAGCCTCCACAACCAGGTTTTAGACCCACAGAGAGGGTTGAGGAATCCGGTCGTCGCTTAGCAAAGTATTCTGCGAGATTTGGTGTGCCGTTTGAGTTCGATGTCATTGCTAAGAAATGGGAAACTATAGAATTTGATGATCTTAAAATAGACAGAAATAAGGTGATTGTGGTGAACTGTCTGCACCGGTTAAGGCACGTTCCTGAGCTGACAATTATGGGAAACAGTCCAAGAGATGATGTCCTCAAGTTGATCAGGAAAATCAATCCAGAAATATTCATCCATGGGGTTGTCAATGGAGCACACAATTCATCTTTCTTTCTCACACGTTTCAAACAAGCTATCTCGTACTTTAGTGCATACTTTGATATCACTGAGACCACATTGCCTTGTGAGGATCAACAACGGCTTTTTTATGAAAGAGCAGCTATCGCTAGAGAGATAATGAATGTAGTGGCGTGTGAGGGATTTGAAATTGTTGAAAGGCCTGAAACATATCGGAAGTGGCAGTCAAGGAATGTGAGGGCTGGATTCAAGCAGCTACCGTTAGACCATGTGCTTTTGGAAAAGGTGAGGACCGTGTCAAAATCGATAGGTTATCACGATGGTTTTAGTATTGATGAAGATGACAATTGGATGGTCCAGGGATGGAGAGGGAAAGTCCTCCTGGCCCTTTCCTTCTGGAAAGCCGA GGTATAA
- the LOC126793638 gene encoding scarecrow-like protein 30 isoform X1 — MESFLFDRASISSNSYSDDGNHELINPLFIQTNLDLPSDRCTSLNPTSGEYAGDSYDYNTPVLRYVSDILLQEDIEDKSCMLYDCIALKAAEKSFYDVLNQNDSTTLDQNYENPEDDNNERFFSSGGGIYGKTYPVADVQYSHVECQPDTSLVSDSLSKLQSLENSERVEEDNNGHDKFKILQAERFQPMPQGPQTHIGSTSVYEQQSDGHNSENGSEAKKDRQRRDNHCLEEWRSNKQSAVAYSADDSELQEMFDKAMFFQTVNYQSVERSRHSKGSKLVYPKIQSKEEKVVDLCTMLIQCAQAVASYDQQNAREILNQIRHHSSPYGDATQRLAHYFADALQVRLTGTRVPSFSYTIGPLMSTGEILKYIQTFFNAMPFRTHTEFFANMTIMKLAEKATSVHIIDFGIAFGFQWPSLIQWLSERHGGPPKLRITAIEPPQPGFRPTERVEESGRRLAKYSARFGVPFEFDVIAKKWETIEFDDLKIDRNKVIVVNCLHRLRHVPELTIMGNSPRDDVLKLIRKINPEIFIHGVVNGAHNSSFFLTRFKQAISYFSAYFDITETTLPCEDQQRLFYERAAIAREIMNVVACEGFEIVERPETYRKWQSRNVRAGFKQLPLDHVLLEKVRTVSKSIGYHDGFSIDEDDNWMVQGWRGKVLLALSFWKAEV; from the exons ATGGAATCTTTCCTATTTGATAGGGCCTCAATTTCAAGCAATTCTTATTCAGATGATGGTAATCATGAACTCATCAACCCCCTTTTCATTCAAACCAATCTAGACCTCCCGAGTGATCGTTGTACATCTTTGAACCCGACCTCAGGCGAGTATGCCGGTGACAGTTATGACTACAACACTCCTGTTCTCAGGTATGTAAGTGATATTCTTCTTCAAGAGGACATTGAGGATAAATCATGTATGTTGTATGATTGTATAGCTCTCAAAGCCGCTGAGAAATCTTTCTATGATGTCCTTAATCAAAATGATTCTACAACACTAGACCAAAATTATGAGAACCCGGAAGATGACAATAATGAGAGGTTTTTCAGCTCTGGTGGCGGTATTTATGGCAAGACATATCCGGTTGCTGATGTCCAGTATTCTCATGTTGAGTGTCAGCCGGATACCTCTTTAGTTTCCGATTCACTTTCAAAGCTACAAAGTCTTGAGAATTCTGAAAGAGTAGAGGAAGACAACAACGGGCATGACAAGTTTAAAATACTTCAGGCAGAGAGGTTCCAACCAATGCCTCAAGGTCCTCAAACACATATAGGATCAACTTCGGTTTATGAGCAACAAAGTGACGGGCACAACTCAGAAAATGGATCAGAGGCAAAGAAAGATCGTCAAAGGCGGGATAATCATTGTCTAGAAGAGTGGAGGAGCAACAAGCAGTCGGCTGTTGCATATTCGGCTGACGACTCTGAGCTGCAAGAAATGTTTGATAAGGCtatgttctttcaaactgtgaaTTATCAATCCGTTGAGAGAAGCAGACATTCAAAAGGATCTAAGCTGGTGTATCCAAAGATACAGAGTAAAGAGGAGAAAGTAGTAGATTTGTGCACAATGTTAATTCAATGTGCGCAAGCTGTTGCTAGTTATGACCAGCAAAATGCTAGGGAAATACTTAACCAGATCAGGCACCACTCGTCTCCCTATGGTGACGCAACCCAGAGACTAGCTCATTACTTTGCCGATGCTCTCCAGGTACGCTTGACTGGTACTAGAGTCCCCTCGTTTTCATATACTATAGGTCCGCTGATGTCAACCGGtgaaatattgaaatatattcaaacgtTTTTCAATGCAATGCCTTTCAGGACCCATACAGAATTTTTTGCCAATATGACAATTATGAAACTAGCAGAAAAAGCAACAAGTGTTCACATTATTGATTTTGGTATTGCTTTTGGTTTCCAATGGCCCTCCCTCATCCAGTGGCTATCAGAGAGACATGGTGGACCTCCTAAGCTTCGTATTACTGCGATTGAGCCTCCACAACCAGGTTTTAGACCCACAGAGAGGGTTGAGGAATCCGGTCGTCGCTTAGCAAAGTATTCTGCGAGATTTGGTGTGCCGTTTGAGTTCGATGTCATTGCTAAGAAATGGGAAACTATAGAATTTGATGATCTTAAAATAGACAGAAATAAGGTGATTGTGGTGAACTGTCTGCACCGGTTAAGGCACGTTCCTGAGCTGACAATTATGGGAAACAGTCCAAGAGATGATGTCCTCAAGTTGATCAGGAAAATCAATCCAGAAATATTCATCCATGGGGTTGTCAATGGAGCACACAATTCATCTTTCTTTCTCACACGTTTCAAACAAGCTATCTCGTACTTTAGTGCATACTTTGATATCACTGAGACCACATTGCCTTGTGAGGATCAACAACGGCTTTTTTATGAAAGAGCAGCTATCGCTAGAGAGATAATGAATGTAGTGGCGTGTGAGGGATTTGAAATTGTTGAAAGGCCTGAAACATATCGGAAGTGGCAGTCAAGGAATGTGAGGGCTGGATTCAAGCAGCTACCGTTAGACCATGTGCTTTTGGAAAAGGTGAGGACCGTGTCAAAATCGATAGGTTATCACGATGGTTTTAGTATTGATGAAGATGACAATTGGATGGTCCAGGGATGGAGAGGGAAAGTCCTCCTGGCCCTTTCCTTCTGGAAAGCCGA GGTATAA
- the LOC126795499 gene encoding LOW QUALITY PROTEIN: pentatricopeptide repeat-containing protein At4g16835, mitochondrial (The sequence of the model RefSeq protein was modified relative to this genomic sequence to represent the inferred CDS: inserted 6 bases in 4 codons; deleted 4 bases in 2 codons; substituted 1 base at 1 genomic stop codon): protein LRNVITSNKLIHFTSHIRFGDLDSALKVFEKMSVRTTTSWNSMLAGFAKIPGKLEKARQLFDKIPQPDTCSYNSMLACYLRNLGVGSAMEFFDTMPVKHIASWNTMISGFAHNGEIXKAQKLFLLMPERNGVSWNALASGYVTCGDLDLAVKWFELAPVKSVVAWTAMVTGYMKFGKIGVAEKLFREMPEKNLVTWNAMVAGYVENCRAEEGLKLFRSMIGYGVRPNASSLSSALLGCCNLSALQMGRQVHQLLYKFKLCNDTTSGTALVSMYSKCGNLEDARKFIFEMIRKDVVTWNAMIAGYAQHGEGLKALSLFDQMRKEGVKPDWITFVSVLMAQICNHAGLVDLVVQYFDSMTPEYQVEAKREHYTCMVDLLGRAGKLVEAVALIKEMSFEPLSAIFGTLLGACRMHKNLQLAEFAAKKLLDLDPTCAAAYVQLANVYAAKKLWDLVEKVRRSMRENRVVKTPGCSWIEVKNVVHEFRSGDRAHPELASIHGKLXELDQKMKLAGHVPNLEYALHDVGEGQKHQLLLXGSEKLAIAFGLIHVPXGMPIRIIKNLRVCGYCHHATKXVSAIEKREIILRDTTRFHHFKNGVCSCGDYW, encoded by the exons TTGCGCAATGTGATCACTTCGAATAAGTTGATC CACTTCACCAGCCACATTCGGTTTGGGGATTTAGATTCTGCGCTTAAGGTGTTTGAGAAAATGTCTGTTAGAACCACAACTAGTTGGAACTCGATGTTAGCCGGGTTTGCAAAAATTCCAGGGAAATTGGAAAAAGCCCGCCAACTGTTTGATAAAATTCCTCAACCAGACACTTGCTCGTATAATAGTATGTTGGCTTGTTACTTACGTAATCTTGGTGTTGGCTCTGCTATGGAGTTCTTTGATACAATGCCGGTTAAGCACATTGCGTCTTGGAATACCATGATATCGGGTTTTGCTCATAATGGGGAGA GGAAAGCACAGAAGTTGTTTTTGTTGATGCCGGAGAGGAATGGTGTATCGTGGAATGCGTTGGCTTCGGGGTATGTGACATGTGGGGATTTGGACTTGGCGGTGAAGTGGTTTGAGCTTGCACCGGTTAAGAGTGTTGTGGCGTGGACGGCAATGGTTACTGGGTATATGAAGTTTGGGAAGATTGGAGTGGCTGAGAAGTTGTTTAGAGAGATgcctgaaaagaatttagTAACATGGAATGCTATGGTTGCCGGGTATGTGGAGAACTGTCGAGCTGAAGAGGGTTTGAAGCTTTTTAGGTCGATGATTGGATATGGGGTTAGACCAAATGCATCGAGTTTGAGTAGTGCACTACTGGGTTGTTGCAACCTGTCGGCACTGCAAATGGGTAGGCAAGTACATCAGCTGCTCTATAAGTTTAAATTATGCAATGATACAACTTCAGGAACTGCATTGGTTAGTATGTATTCTAAGTGTGGGAATTTGGAGGATGCGAGGAAGTTTATCTTTGAGATGATACGAAAAGATGTTGTTACTTGGAATGCAATGATTGCCGGCTATGCTCAACATGGGGAAGGTTTAAAAGCTCTCAGTTTGTTTGACCAGATGAGGAAAGAGGGAGTAAAACCAGATTGGATCACGTTTGTGTCTGTGTTGATGGCT CAAATTTGCAATCATGCAGGACTGGTAGATCTTGTGGTTCAATATTTTGATTCTATGACACCAGAGTATCAAGTTGAAGCTAAGAGAGAGCACTATACATGTATGGTCGACCTTCTTGGTCGTGCTGGTAAGCTAGTTGAAGCTGTAGCTTTGATAAAGGAGATGTCATTTGAACCACTTTCTGCTATTTTTGGAACTCTGTTGGGTGCCTGTCGGATGCACAAGAACTTACAGTTAGCTGAATTTGCTGCCAAGAAATTGCTTGATCTTGATCCGACATGTGCAGCAGCTTATGTTCAACTTGCTAATGTTTATGCTGCCAAGAAATT ATGGGACCTTGTGGAAAAGGTCAGGCGATCGATGAGAGAAAATAGGGTCGTGAAGACACCTGGCTGTAGTTGGATTGAGGTAAAGAATGTAGTCCATGAGTTCAGATCAGGTGACAGGGCTCACCCAGAATTGGCATCTATACATGGAAAACT TGAGCTGGATCAGAAAATGAAGTTGGCAGGCCATGTTCCGAATCTTGAATATGCATTACATGATGTTGGGGAAGGGCAGAAACATCAGCTGCTATT TGGCAGTGAAAAACTAGCAATTGCTTTTGGGCTTATACACGTGC TAGGGATGCCAATTCGCATAATCAAAAACTTGAGGGTATGTGGGTACTGCCATCATGCAACCAAGTAGGTATCAGCAATTGAGAAAAGAGAAATCATTCTCAGAGATACTACAAGGTTCCATCATTTCAAAAATGGGGTTTGTTCTTGTGGAGATTACTGGTAG